One stretch of Tenacibaculum sp. MAR_2010_89 DNA includes these proteins:
- a CDS encoding YjjG family noncanonical pyrimidine nucleotidase, translating into MTNIKHLFFDLDHTLWDFEKNSELTFKQIFKEQSITLDFTEFIKIYSPINFSYWRLYRDEKISKSSLRYKRLKDTFDALNYVITDELINLIAEDYIKYLPNFSHLFEGTIETLEYLKKQYQLHIITNGFEEVQQLKMKKSGISKYFDIIVTSESVGVKKPNPKVFKFALSEAEALPQESIMIGDSYEADIMGALNTGMNAIHFTEEKSKGNDVTSVSSLLDLKQYL; encoded by the coding sequence ATGACGAATATTAAGCATCTTTTTTTTGATTTAGATCATACATTATGGGATTTTGAAAAAAATTCTGAGTTAACTTTTAAGCAAATATTTAAAGAACAAAGTATAACCCTTGATTTTACAGAGTTTATTAAAATATATTCTCCTATAAATTTTAGTTACTGGAGATTATATAGAGATGAAAAAATTTCAAAATCTAGTTTGAGATATAAAAGACTCAAAGATACTTTTGATGCTTTAAATTATGTGATTACTGATGAATTGATTAATTTAATAGCAGAAGATTATATTAAATATTTACCAAACTTTAGTCATTTGTTTGAAGGAACAATTGAAACGTTAGAATATTTAAAAAAACAATATCAATTACATATTATAACTAATGGCTTTGAAGAAGTTCAACAATTAAAGATGAAAAAATCAGGTATTTCTAAATATTTTGATATCATTGTAACTTCAGAAAGTGTTGGTGTTAAAAAACCAAATCCTAAAGTTTTTAAATTTGCTTTATCTGAAGCAGAAGCTTTACCACAAGAGTCTATTATGATTGGAGATAGTTATGAAGCTGATATAATGGGAGCATTGAATACAGGGATGAATGCAATACATTTTACTGAAGAAAAATCCAAAGGAAATGATGTAACTAGTGTTAGTTCATTATTAGATTTAAAGCAATATTTATAA
- a CDS encoding DUF5723 family protein — MKKLLIILITLFGVMSNSYGQNKQILYGFDEIPQTLLLNPGAVTNYKYHVGIPLMSNISANVGITGVTLADVFRNDGVDFTTKYRNALNKLSENDYIQVNSQIEVLNGGYKLNERDYITAGFYTEMDAFATIPKDILSLINEGNASNVNRSFLLSQASVKAEFIGVLHFGISRTLNKKLTVGTRLKIYSGAVNVTSTGNTGSFTTRLGQNNIYSHYLNNINISGNSSGIYDENNESNLSAGTLLGRTFFGGNLGLGVDIGFTYKLNDQTEITASLLDLGFISYSQDVRNGTMIGDFVFSGIEFQYDATNPDYWGDIDNEFRQQVPRAENKESYTVARPIKFNSSIKHSWGKSRREENCHDISYNDYFDNAIGAHIFSVIRPNGPKFALTGFLEKRLFESIKGKVTYTIDDFSYSNLGVGLSAKLGKVNVFGMVDNLFKITDIADANQASFQVGVNLIFK; from the coding sequence ATGAAAAAGTTATTAATTATTTTAATAACTCTTTTTGGAGTTATGTCTAATTCTTATGGTCAAAACAAACAAATCTTGTACGGTTTTGATGAAATCCCTCAAACATTATTACTAAACCCAGGGGCAGTAACAAATTATAAGTACCATGTTGGAATTCCATTAATGTCAAATATATCAGCCAATGTTGGTATAACAGGTGTTACTTTAGCTGATGTATTTAGAAATGACGGTGTTGATTTTACTACTAAATATAGAAATGCTCTTAATAAACTATCAGAGAATGACTATATACAAGTAAATTCTCAAATAGAAGTTTTAAATGGAGGGTATAAATTAAATGAAAGAGATTATATTACAGCAGGTTTTTATACTGAAATGGATGCTTTTGCTACTATACCTAAAGATATTTTGAGTTTAATAAACGAAGGAAATGCTTCAAATGTAAATAGAAGTTTTTTGTTATCTCAAGCATCTGTAAAAGCTGAGTTTATTGGGGTTTTACATTTTGGTATTTCAAGAACCTTAAATAAAAAACTAACAGTTGGAACTAGATTGAAAATTTATTCTGGAGCAGTAAATGTAACTTCTACTGGTAATACTGGAAGCTTTACAACTAGATTAGGGCAAAATAATATTTATTCTCATTATTTAAATAATATAAATATATCAGGAAATAGTTCTGGTATTTATGATGAGAATAATGAATCAAATCTTTCTGCTGGTACATTATTAGGTAGAACTTTCTTTGGAGGAAATTTAGGATTAGGAGTAGATATTGGATTTACTTATAAACTAAATGATCAAACAGAAATCACTGCAAGTTTACTAGATTTAGGATTTATCAGTTATTCTCAAGATGTAAGAAATGGAACAATGATAGGTGATTTTGTTTTTTCTGGAATTGAATTTCAATACGATGCTACAAATCCTGATTATTGGGGAGATATAGACAATGAGTTTAGACAACAAGTTCCAAGAGCAGAAAATAAAGAGTCATATACAGTAGCAAGACCTATAAAATTTAATAGTTCTATTAAACATAGTTGGGGTAAATCTAGAAGAGAAGAAAATTGCCATGATATATCATATAATGACTATTTTGATAATGCTATTGGTGCTCATATTTTTTCTGTTATAAGGCCAAATGGACCTAAGTTTGCTTTAACAGGTTTTCTTGAAAAAAGACTATTTGAAAGTATAAAAGGTAAAGTAACATATACTATTGATGATTTTTCTTATAGTAATTTAGGAGTAGGGCTTTCTGCAAAATTAGGAAAAGTTAATGTATTTGGAATGGTAGATAATTTGTTTAAAATTACCGATATTGCTGATGCTAATCAAGCTTCATTTCAAGTTGGAGTAAATTTAATTTTTAAGTAA